A region of the Fusarium musae strain F31 chromosome 12, whole genome shotgun sequence genome:
GGTATCCCACACACCACCCTCAGTGGAGCCATACAAGACGTTGAACTGTAAATGAGGCGACCAAGTCTCGCGGAGCTTTGAAGAACATGGCTCCCCACCCACACTCAGACTCTGGAGGCTCGGCACTTGATCAGTTGATAACATCTTTGCTACTGTAGGTGTCAAGACAGCATGGGTGACCTCCATCGTATTGATGTTTTTGGCGATGTCGGTTAGCTTCTTGTCAGGGGCTGGAATGCACAAGCAGCCACCGGCCACAAGCGTGCTGAATATTTCGCAGATGCTCGCATCAAAACAATGCGGAGCGAACTGTAGGAACCTGCTTTCTTCATCTAGTCCTAAGACCTTCGAAACCTTCACCATGCTACTGGCAATGGCCCCATGTGTTTGAATAAAACCCTTTGGTTGACCGGTAGATCCCGAGGTAAAAATGATGACGGCAGTACTAGAAGTAGTGACTTCTCCGATATCAATATCGTCTTTCTTATCACTCCCATCCAAGTTGGATGGGGTAAGTAGAGACAGTGATGTGGAGCCAAGATGTGAAGACCCGTCCGTGTCGCAGATCGCTGCTTTGCACGTTGTAGAGTCGATGATGGTCTTGAGTCTCTCAGTTGGCGTTGGTACATCTATCGGCACGCACGTACAACCAGCTTTGAGGATGGCCAGCCATGCAACAATCGCGTATTGAGACTGTTGAAACGCGTGAATAACCCTATCACCTACAGTCAAGCCATGTGATAACAAAGCTTTGGCCCATCGGTCAGAAGTATTCTGAAGCTCCTGGTACGTTAAATCGCCGTCCCATGCACTGATGGCTGTTTTAGATGGAAACGTTGAGCTTGTGAGCCGAAGCAGGTCCGGGATGTTCGAGCTTGGGTCTTCTCCAGGCCCAGGAGGAAGTAGTTCTAGTTGGACGAGAGTAGGCCTACTCATAGACTGGAGCGCAGCGTCTGGCTGGGACAAGATAAAGTTATATGTATGCTCGAAGATGTTGGTTAtttcttccagatcttgcAGGCCGCTTCTCCAGAAAATCTTGAGAGTGGCAGTATCTGGCTCGGTCAACAAATGAACGTAGGAAACATAATCCTATAGTTAGTCAATGATCAGCTTGAGGCCTGTCATACTTGGACGGTTGTAAGCTTACATGGCTAGAAAAAGCAAATTTATCGTCTTCATTTCGGAACACTCCCGCATCTTGGATCATTCTGAACATGTGCCTGTCCTTGATGCTTGAGTCACTAGACCGCTTGGTTCCTGTCTCAACAGATAATAAATTGTCGGGGAATTTGTACTCGGACATCAGCTCAAGCGGTGTCGTAGCAATCTTGAGGATCATGTTATATGTTTCACATCCAGGTCGTTCCGCGAGAGCCGACGCAGTGTGACTTTCAACATCGATAGAAACATCACTTTGTCCTGTCATATGATAAAGTACAATAGACCAGGTAGTGAAGTAAACAGACTGAGGAGTGGTATCATGTGTCTTGCAGAACTGATTGAGGTTCTCCATTGTGATACAGGCTACACGATGGTGGAAGCTCATAACACAATGGTTGTCTGATGAATGAGGTCCATCagcagaacaagaacaaggtaCCTCGTCCTTGGATCCAGTTGAATTTGTCATATCAGGTTTAGCGAAATGCATTGTGGGAACCGGCGAAAGTTAtgataacttataaacttcaGTTTTCGAAGTGAATGTAGTGGAAATGAAACCTTGGTCTGTTATTTTGTTTCCTACATAGCTTCGGGGGAAAATAGCCTCTCCTTATACATTACTGTTGATCAACACCAGTTGGATGCCTCGACAAAACCAAAAGCACGATCACAAAACTGAATCGTGATTTCGATCACCACCTCGCACTCGCTTTTTACTGTATAATTACGTAGTGCCTCAAGTACGCCTTTTTTGATTCATCCGGAGTCACTAGATTCCGAACTAAATTGCCTCATCATCGTGAAACAAAAACTTGGAAATTTGACAAAGAAGGTTGGCCTCAATAATGAGAATCTCTTGCCAAGTCTGATGCCGTCACGTAAAAGATCAATGGTTTCAATAACGTCATAGAAATAGGAATAGTGGTGTATTGACCGATATCATAATTGGGCAATGTTATTGCGAAAGACTATGTACGCGACAAGACGATGCCTTTTGCTTCGCCTGCAGAGGCGTCACATGCCGCCTCCGGTAGCATATGACGTTTCTACTGGCCTTTGTTAGTTGATGAGCGTCGCTAGATTAAAGAAAGGCGTCTACTAACAGATTCTCTATCACGTTGAGCCAGATAAGATACCTTGTCCACACTCTACGCCGCATGCTGGCCTCAAAATACGATTTGAGGGTGTACATGATTGTCTCAAATGTGCCGTGTCTCAGATGTGCCGTGTCTCAGACTTTTGTCACGCAACAATTTCCAAATCGAGTTAATTGCTACGAACTGACCAGAAATGATTCATGACGTAGCAGCTCCAACCGCAGCTCCAACTACGTCTCTCAGTCAAGAAACAAGGAATTTCGGCAAGGTTCAGATTTTGGGTTCAGCAAATTGATCAGAAGCAGGAACTTGGATGAActggatgatctggaagaTCTGAGATTCTTCTTACACGTTAGAAATAGATAGAGGGAAATGTTATAAAATTTCGACATCGATCTTATGTTCTCCCTGTTCTGGGAAGCCACAAACAGCTGTTACCTGACACTTACAATGGACTCAAAAAGTTATCAGAGTCCTGAACTACTCTTGGACGACCTTCCAGCAGATACTCTTGGCAAGGGGCTGCCAGCGTTGACCGTCAAGTCGGGCATTGATCGTTTGCTTGAGCATGATATCAAACCCGAACGGAATCTTGGAAGGTGAGCTTGATCAAGCCCATGTATCTCCTCCCTTTCATCTCTAAGGCTCTCACGTATACAGTTTTGTATCTACTGGTCTAAACGATATCGGGGAGAGTCTTCTTTTGGAGAATTATCAGAGAAACCTCGCTTGCCAAAACGAGTATGCTGGTGTTCGAAAGTAAGTAAAGATAGAAAGTCAACAGATGATTAAAGCTCTAATTATACACAGGATACACGACCGGTGCGTTGCAATACTCGGAGCACTATGGGGATCACCTTGCAATGAGAAGCCAATTGGTTCTGCGGTGTCAGGTAGTTCTGAGGCTATTTTCCTCGGTATCCTGGCTATGAAACGAAAATGGCAGGCAGAAAACGGAGGTATTGCCTCCCCGCATGGCCCAGCCCTCAATATAATCACAGGAAGTCATGCCCATGTCGCTGTGACAAACGCGGCTAGAGCAAACGACATCGAGATTCGTACAGTGTTGGTAGGGCCAGAAAGCAATTACAGCTTCGACCCGTCCAAGATGCAGGGACTGTTGGATAGTTCTACCAGTAAGTTGACAAGATAGTTCAATAACCTTCGACTCGTTGACACACATTTAGTTGGAGTTGTCTTGGTATTGGGTAATACATATACAGGACATTTTGACCCAATTGAGAACGCTAGTATTGTTCTAGACAACTATGAACAGTCACATGGTCGTAGTATTCCCATTCATGTTGATGCAGCT
Encoded here:
- a CDS encoding hypothetical protein (antiSMASH:Cluster_12.1) gives rise to the protein MDSKSYQSPELLLDDLPADTLGKGLPALTVKSGIDRLLEHDIKPERNLGSFVSTGLNDIGESLLLENYQRNLACQNEYAGVRK